One Dromiciops gliroides isolate mDroGli1 chromosome 3, mDroGli1.pri, whole genome shotgun sequence DNA segment encodes these proteins:
- the LOC122748057 gene encoding olfactory receptor 51V1-like, with product MWLSLATSTFLLTGFPGLEQFYSWIAIPFSSIYAIVLLGNCMIIHVIRTEPSLHEPMFYFLAMLAFTDLCIGLSTIHTVLGILWGFSHDISLDACIAQTYFIHGLSCTESGVLLAMSFDRFIAICNPLRYTTILTNTKVIQAGLIILLRSALSILPVIIRLKFFHYCHPHILSHSFCLHQDLLRLACSDIRFNSFYALALVICTLLLDSLLIFLSYILILHTVLAIASHEERLKSFQTCISHICAVLVFYIPIIGLTMVHRFGKHLSPLVHVLMGNIYILFPPLMNPIIYSIKTKQIRIRLQRIFLLKRD from the coding sequence TACTTCCACATTCCTCCTCACTGGCTTTCCAGGTTTAGAACAATTTTACTCTTGGATtgctatccccttctcctccatcTATGCTATTGTCCTCCTGGGGAACTGCATGATTATCCATGTGATCCGGACTGAGCCAAGTCTTCATGAGCCCATGTTCTACTTTCTAGCTATGCTGGCTTTCACTGACCTGTGCATAGGACTCTCTACCATTCACACAGTGTTGGGGATCCTTTGGGGATTCAGTCATGATATCAGCCTGGATGCCTGCATTGCTCAGACTTACTTCATTCATGGTCTGTCCTGTACAGAGTCTGGAGTCCTTCTTGCCATGTCATTTGATCGATTCATTGCAATCTGTAATCCTCTTAGATATACAACTATTTTGACAAATACCAAAGTCATTCAAGCTGGGTTAATTATTTTGTTGAGGAGTGCTTTGTCAATTCTTCCTGTCATCATCCGCCTGAAGTTCTTCCATTACTGCCACCCCCATATCCTCTCCCACTCTTTCTGTCTACACCAAGACCTGCTCCGGCTGGCTTGCTCTGACATTCGCTTCAATAGCTTCTATGCTCTGGCTCTAGTGATTTGCACCTTGCTATTagactccctcctcatcttcctatCTTATATCCTGATCTTACATACAGTCTTAGCTATTGCATCCCATGAAGAGAGACTCAAGTCCTTTCAGACCTGCATCTCCCATATCTGTGCTGTCCTGGTCTTCTACATCCCCATTATTGGTCTTACAATGGTGCATCGGTTTGGAAAACACCTTTCACCCCTCGTCCATGTCCTAATGGGGAACATCTATATCCTTTTTCCACCTCTCATGAATCCCATCATTTATAGCATCAAGACCAAGCAGATTCGTATTAGGCTCCAACGAATCTTCCTCTTAAAAAGAGATTGA